From the Armatimonadota bacterium genome, one window contains:
- a CDS encoding DUF1552 domain-containing protein, producing MLPLGAMAQSVQSRPNRIAFLFVPNGMHMQHWRPSTTGANYDLPTILKPLESVQGSVNVLTGLSQLNARALGDGPGDHARSTATWLTGVHPKKTAGADISCGISVDQVAAQAIGDRTRFPSLEIGCEQGAMAGSCDSGYSCAYSSNISWRAAETPNAKEITPRLVFERLFGNGEDLAEAEARAKRTLYNKSILDFVMEDAEKLMPRLGTRDRQKLEEYFESLRAIERRIVDVEERDFDDILVGVEVPGRGRPRDRGEHIRLMSDMMVLAFQADLTRICTFMYANDGSNRPYREIGISEGHHEISHHGKAADKLEKKRKIDEYHVEQLAYLLRKMQSIDELDGTLLDNSMLVYGAGISDGDRHNHDDLPILLCGKGGGRIKSGQHLVFPNQTPMNNLFVTLLDKVGVDVEQLGDSNGNLKELL from the coding sequence ATGCTGCCGCTCGGCGCAATGGCGCAGTCTGTTCAGAGCCGCCCAAATCGAATCGCCTTCCTGTTCGTGCCCAACGGGATGCACATGCAGCACTGGCGCCCATCGACGACGGGAGCGAACTACGACCTGCCGACGATACTGAAGCCGTTGGAGTCTGTGCAAGGCTCCGTCAATGTGCTCACCGGTCTGTCTCAGCTGAACGCTCGGGCGCTCGGCGACGGCCCCGGCGACCACGCGCGCTCTACCGCCACATGGTTGACGGGCGTACACCCAAAGAAGACCGCAGGTGCAGACATCAGCTGCGGTATCAGCGTGGACCAGGTAGCGGCGCAGGCGATAGGCGATCGGACCCGGTTTCCGTCTCTTGAGATCGGATGCGAGCAGGGCGCGATGGCGGGAAGCTGTGATTCCGGATACTCGTGCGCGTACTCCAGCAACATCTCTTGGCGCGCTGCCGAGACGCCGAACGCCAAAGAGATCACCCCGAGACTGGTGTTCGAGCGACTGTTCGGCAACGGTGAAGACTTGGCCGAGGCCGAGGCTCGCGCCAAGCGCACCCTGTACAACAAGAGCATCCTGGACTTCGTCATGGAAGATGCTGAAAAGCTGATGCCTCGCCTGGGCACGAGGGACAGGCAGAAGCTAGAGGAGTACTTTGAGAGCCTGCGAGCAATCGAGAGGCGGATCGTCGATGTTGAAGAGCGGGATTTCGACGACATACTCGTCGGCGTTGAGGTGCCGGGCAGGGGTAGGCCGAGAGATCGCGGCGAACACATCCGGCTGATGAGCGATATGATGGTGCTCGCGTTCCAGGCTGATCTGACCAGGATTTGCACGTTCATGTACGCCAACGACGGCAGCAATAGGCCGTATCGGGAGATCGGCATCAGCGAAGGGCATCACGAGATTTCGCATCACGGCAAAGCGGCTGACAAGCTTGAGAAAAAGCGCAAGATCGACGAGTACCACGTCGAACAGCTCGCGTATCTGCTTCGGAAAATGCAGAGCATCGACGAACTGGACGGAACGCTGCTCGACAACTCGATGCTCGTGTACGGCGCAGGGATCAGCGACGGCGATCGGCACAACCACGACGACCTGCCGATTCTGCTCTGCGGCAAGGGCGGCGGCCGCATCAAGAGCGGCCAGCACCTCGTTTTCCCGAATCAGACTCCGATGAACAACCTGTTCGTCACCTTGCTGGACAAAGTTGGCGTCGACGTCGAACAGCTGGGCGACTCGAACGGGAATCTGAAAGAGTTGTTGTAG
- a CDS encoding extracellular solute-binding protein: protein MKTQILFPLGLASAVLLIAGCGNSEADDQAISGGDSTGSVEAATLDLASQTDGPLDIKVFSGGYGHDFFEEAGEEYGAEHGIEVKTVGDPHLWEPLRSDFVAGNPPDVTWPGWGMNYWSLVFDGQVEPMDAYLAMTPYDSDEGTWRETFDEQLLELGQFEGKQYMLPFHVNLNGWWYNKTMFDAQGWEPPATFEELLELGEKMKAAGVAPLTFQGQWPYYMLYGFIYPMVISSGGIDAWNDCQNLVPGAWLSEHMLRAAQSVETMRERDFFLDGSLAMDHIQSETRFLAGDAGMVPVGTWFYAEMESAWPPGLVAEFMLPPPFENGQGDKSALMVAIEPFIIPSKAKNKDHGVNYFRYITSKDKALQFVEEKGTLMAIKGLEEAIYPPHLITPARLFEESTTKWHSEYRFWYPDLAKEAEKAMSALLAGDISAQQFCDRLEVKAEDTRNDDRIVKHKIG from the coding sequence ATGAAGACACAGATCCTCTTTCCCCTCGGGCTCGCATCGGCCGTTTTGCTGATCGCAGGCTGTGGCAATTCAGAAGCAGACGACCAGGCAATCTCGGGTGGCGACTCCACTGGATCCGTCGAGGCAGCCACGCTTGACTTGGCTTCTCAGACCGACGGCCCACTCGATATCAAAGTGTTCAGTGGCGGTTACGGCCACGACTTTTTTGAAGAGGCGGGCGAGGAGTACGGTGCAGAGCACGGCATCGAGGTCAAGACGGTAGGAGACCCGCATTTGTGGGAGCCGCTCAGGTCGGACTTCGTCGCAGGCAATCCGCCCGACGTCACTTGGCCTGGATGGGGCATGAACTACTGGAGCCTCGTGTTCGACGGCCAGGTTGAACCGATGGACGCCTACCTCGCCATGACGCCATACGACTCCGACGAAGGGACCTGGCGAGAGACGTTCGACGAACAGCTACTAGAGCTCGGTCAGTTCGAAGGCAAGCAGTACATGCTCCCGTTCCACGTCAACCTCAACGGCTGGTGGTACAACAAGACGATGTTCGACGCACAGGGGTGGGAGCCGCCGGCGACCTTTGAAGAGCTGTTGGAGCTCGGAGAAAAAATGAAAGCCGCAGGGGTGGCGCCGCTGACCTTCCAAGGCCAGTGGCCGTACTATATGCTGTACGGGTTCATCTACCCCATGGTTATCAGTTCGGGTGGGATCGACGCCTGGAACGACTGCCAAAATCTAGTGCCCGGAGCCTGGTTGTCCGAACATATGCTGAGGGCGGCTCAGTCGGTCGAGACCATGCGCGAGCGCGACTTCTTCCTCGACGGATCGCTCGCGATGGACCACATCCAGTCCGAAACCCGATTCTTGGCGGGCGATGCCGGCATGGTTCCGGTAGGAACCTGGTTTTACGCCGAGATGGAGAGCGCCTGGCCCCCCGGCCTCGTCGCAGAGTTCATGCTTCCGCCACCGTTCGAGAACGGGCAGGGAGACAAGAGCGCGCTGATGGTCGCCATCGAGCCGTTCATCATTCCGAGCAAGGCGAAGAACAAGGATCACGGCGTCAACTACTTCCGGTATATCACCTCTAAGGACAAAGCGCTACAGTTCGTGGAGGAAAAGGGCACGCTCATGGCGATCAAGGGCCTGGAGGAGGCGATCTACCCGCCCCATTTGATCACCCCAGCGCGCCTGTTCGAGGAATCGACGACCAAGTGGCACTCCGAGTACCGGTTCTGGTATCCGGACCTGGCCAAGGAGGCCGAAAAGGCCATGTCAGCGCTGCTGGCAGGCGATATCAGCGCGCAACAGTTCTGCGACCGGCTCGAGGTCAAGGCCGAAGACACTCGCAACGACGACCGTATCGTCAAGCACAAGATTGGATAG
- a CDS encoding alpha/beta hydrolase, giving the protein MKNKLAPYLALAMLAIGCSSGKKTPPVDIASFDGITFEAADGTTVFARQVDGPDDAETLIIMFHQAGSNMGEYEPIASRVAVLGYDCLTVDLRSGGDRFERDNLTRSQFSKTPTYESAYQDLEAALAWAADLGEWRRIYVWGSSYSASLVLRLAAEHPDDVNAVLAFSPGEYFGSGNPVAGWNARVTVPCFFASTATEYEDEVESIFLSRPDTVVRHDYDFLAASRKGVHGSSALRADRNPDSSEYYWEKLEAWLAFLPQD; this is encoded by the coding sequence ATGAAAAACAAACTCGCCCCATACCTCGCGCTAGCGATGCTAGCGATCGGATGCTCCAGCGGCAAAAAGACCCCGCCCGTCGATATTGCCTCGTTCGACGGCATCACGTTCGAGGCCGCTGACGGAACTACGGTGTTCGCCAGACAGGTCGACGGCCCAGACGACGCGGAAACCCTCATCATCATGTTCCACCAGGCTGGCTCAAACATGGGCGAGTATGAGCCGATCGCCAGCCGCGTAGCTGTTCTGGGCTACGACTGCCTCACTGTAGATCTACGCTCCGGCGGCGATCGGTTCGAGCGCGATAACCTGACTCGATCTCAGTTCTCAAAGACGCCGACGTACGAGAGCGCCTACCAGGACCTCGAAGCCGCGCTCGCTTGGGCGGCGGACCTCGGAGAATGGAGGCGCATCTACGTTTGGGGCAGCAGTTACTCAGCTTCGCTCGTGCTGCGTTTGGCGGCTGAGCATCCGGACGACGTCAACGCCGTTCTTGCGTTTTCTCCGGGCGAGTACTTCGGTTCTGGCAACCCGGTCGCTGGCTGGAACGCGCGTGTGACGGTGCCGTGCTTCTTCGCCTCTACCGCGACAGAGTATGAGGATGAAGTCGAGTCGATCTTCCTAAGCCGCCCTGACACCGTCGTTCGACACGACTACGATTTCCTGGCTGCATCGCGCAAGGGCGTACACGGAAGTTCAGCGCTCCGCGCCGACAGAAACCCCGACTCGAGCGAGTACTACTGGGAAAAGCTAGAGGCGTGGCTTGCCTTCTTGCCTCAGGACTAG
- a CDS encoding DUF1592 domain-containing protein, with protein MRRYPMILPAVGLVVLASVISPRQVEAQDSGAVDLQAEFTNTVRPIIERYCEPCHSGDDAPAGFGIDGITHLTQVVGDPDRWNQVRNFVATSHMPPPEADQPSQKERDLIVDWIDRAMSSPLGGANRVTIRRLNRSEYNNTVRDLLYVDLTPADDFPSDDVGYGFDNIGDVLTISPLLMEKYFAAAGLLARTAISLPAFREIVLDASELTTSGNSNMTPDGDIGFYSVGRATTRQRIETPGEYAIKVTAWAQQAGPEIAKLEVRVNGRVVATFDVEGTRAKPLQYEVPTNLPVGVAEISVGFINDYYRPDAADPRQRDRNLYVRSLVITGPHGVQSNPKSHDAIVFVTPALLEHRSAARRVLSSFGERAFRRPVTREEVENLLKVYDLVRKSGDSYEKGIQVAVQAVLVSPSFLFRAELDSTPIGDGQEWLGHYEIASRLSYFLWSSMPDEELFDLARQGRLRDPETLRAQVDRMLADKKADALGEDFAAQWLNLRLLETLSPDEEVFAGFTDELKASMIGETTMYFQDLVRNNGSVLRLLDSDYTFLNAALAEHYGIAGVTGDHLRRFELRDRRRGGVLTHGSVLTVTSNPNRTSPPKRGKWILDNILGTPQPPPPPNVGVLEDSREAIAASSLRERLEQHRTAPMCASCHARIDPLGFSLENFDGVGRWRDVDEANRPIDNLGELPDGTKVDGVEGIRSYLLANSDQFVRALASKMMTYGVGRGMKPTDDEIIDRIQTVVAERGYKIRELIKQIVVSDTFLKRTTEKVTRQ; from the coding sequence ATGCGCCGATACCCAATGATTCTTCCAGCTGTCGGGCTGGTCGTGCTGGCGTCCGTCATCTCCCCGCGACAGGTCGAGGCGCAGGACAGCGGGGCAGTCGACCTTCAGGCTGAATTCACGAACACAGTTCGACCTATTATTGAGCGTTACTGCGAGCCGTGCCACAGCGGCGACGACGCCCCCGCCGGGTTCGGAATCGACGGGATCACACATCTGACGCAAGTCGTTGGCGACCCCGATAGGTGGAACCAGGTTCGCAATTTCGTCGCGACCAGCCACATGCCGCCGCCCGAGGCGGATCAGCCGAGCCAGAAGGAGCGAGACCTTATCGTCGATTGGATCGACCGAGCAATGTCTTCACCACTTGGTGGGGCGAACCGCGTGACGATCAGGCGGCTCAATCGGAGCGAGTACAACAACACCGTTCGCGACCTGCTGTACGTAGACCTGACGCCAGCGGACGACTTCCCGAGCGACGACGTCGGCTACGGGTTCGACAACATCGGGGACGTGCTGACGATCTCGCCGCTGCTGATGGAGAAGTACTTCGCTGCCGCTGGGTTGTTGGCCAGGACGGCGATATCCCTCCCAGCATTTCGCGAGATCGTCCTGGACGCGTCAGAGTTGACGACTTCTGGGAACTCGAACATGACTCCCGACGGCGACATCGGGTTCTACAGCGTTGGGCGCGCCACTACTCGGCAACGGATCGAAACCCCCGGAGAGTACGCGATCAAAGTGACCGCCTGGGCCCAGCAAGCCGGGCCCGAGATCGCCAAACTGGAGGTGCGCGTCAACGGTCGGGTCGTTGCAACGTTCGACGTCGAGGGGACTCGGGCAAAACCGCTCCAGTACGAAGTACCGACGAACCTGCCGGTGGGCGTGGCCGAGATTAGCGTCGGGTTCATCAACGACTATTACAGACCCGATGCGGCGGACCCGCGCCAACGGGATCGCAACCTTTACGTCAGAAGCCTGGTCATAACGGGTCCCCACGGAGTTCAAAGCAATCCGAAGTCTCACGACGCGATCGTATTCGTCACGCCAGCCTTGCTCGAGCATCGAAGCGCGGCGCGTCGGGTTCTGTCGTCGTTCGGCGAGCGAGCGTTCCGTCGGCCCGTTACGCGCGAGGAGGTCGAGAACCTCCTCAAGGTGTACGACCTCGTTCGCAAGAGCGGCGACAGCTACGAGAAGGGCATCCAAGTCGCTGTTCAGGCCGTGCTCGTTTCACCGAGCTTCCTCTTTAGGGCAGAGCTGGACTCGACCCCGATAGGCGATGGCCAGGAGTGGCTGGGGCATTACGAAATTGCGAGTCGGCTCAGCTACTTCCTGTGGAGCTCGATGCCGGACGAAGAGCTGTTCGATCTCGCTCGGCAGGGTCGCCTGCGAGATCCGGAGACGCTGCGGGCGCAAGTCGATAGGATGTTGGCCGACAAGAAGGCGGATGCACTTGGTGAGGACTTTGCTGCTCAGTGGCTCAACCTGCGGCTGCTTGAGACGCTGTCGCCGGACGAAGAAGTGTTCGCGGGGTTCACCGATGAACTCAAGGCGAGCATGATCGGCGAGACGACGATGTACTTCCAAGACCTTGTGCGGAACAACGGCAGCGTGCTCCGGCTGCTCGACAGCGACTACACGTTTCTCAACGCTGCGCTGGCCGAGCACTACGGGATCGCGGGAGTGACCGGAGATCACCTTCGCCGTTTCGAGCTTCGCGACCGACGACGGGGTGGCGTGCTCACGCACGGCAGCGTTTTGACCGTTACGAGCAATCCTAACCGTACGTCGCCGCCGAAGCGCGGAAAGTGGATTCTCGACAACATCCTCGGAACCCCGCAGCCACCGCCTCCACCCAACGTTGGCGTCTTGGAAGACAGTCGAGAGGCGATAGCGGCAAGTTCGCTGAGAGAGCGCTTGGAGCAGCACAGAACCGCGCCGATGTGTGCCTCGTGCCACGCGAGGATCGACCCGCTGGGCTTCAGCCTGGAGAACTTCGACGGAGTCGGCCGGTGGCGCGACGTAGACGAGGCCAACCGCCCGATCGACAACCTGGGAGAGCTGCCTGACGGTACAAAGGTGGACGGCGTAGAAGGTATAAGATCGTATCTGCTGGCGAATAGCGATCAGTTCGTGCGCGCCCTAGCGTCCAAAATGATGACGTACGGCGTCGGGCGGGGCATGAAGCCGACCGATGATGAGATTATCGACCGGATTCAGACGGTGGTCGCAGAGCGAGGGTATAAAATACGCGAACTGATCAAGCAGATCGTCGTGAGCGACACGTTCCTGAAGAGAACAACTGAGAAGGTGACAAGACAGTGA
- a CDS encoding sugar ABC transporter permease, protein MTKSGSASSKGFFRTARGRFAIFYLSPALLMYGFFVLWPLVNAFRLSMYRFTGLSQKTTFIGLDNFNRLARSDNFFQSLKNNVWLLVFSLSVIMVLALLIAHATQDDSRFGKFLRAVYLFPHVISLVVVAMLWKFIYAPGLGLIQPTLQAWGIEVPGLDFSLGILGASTSALPAVGVSFVWYALGFYIMVLAAGIRSIPEEVKEAAELDGASGLFRFWKVTWPLIWSVRRIVVIHIVIAVMNTFALVRLMTNGGPDGATEVTLTYLYKRGFSPDSFYGEATAIGVVNFVVAMALAGLVILLFRRDPTEARR, encoded by the coding sequence TTGACCAAGAGCGGCTCTGCGTCGTCGAAGGGCTTCTTCCGAACCGCCCGGGGGCGGTTCGCCATCTTCTACCTTTCGCCCGCATTGCTCATGTACGGGTTCTTCGTGTTGTGGCCGCTGGTCAACGCGTTCCGGCTGTCGATGTACAGGTTTACCGGGCTTTCTCAGAAGACGACTTTCATCGGACTCGACAATTTCAACAGGCTCGCACGGAGCGACAATTTCTTCCAGTCGCTCAAGAACAACGTCTGGCTTCTGGTCTTCTCGCTGTCAGTCATCATGGTGCTGGCGCTGCTGATCGCCCACGCGACGCAGGACGACTCGCGGTTCGGGAAGTTTCTTCGCGCCGTCTATCTTTTCCCGCACGTGATCTCGCTCGTCGTCGTCGCGATGCTGTGGAAGTTTATCTACGCGCCGGGCCTTGGGCTCATTCAGCCTACGTTGCAAGCCTGGGGCATCGAAGTCCCCGGCCTTGACTTTTCGCTTGGAATCCTCGGTGCCTCGACTTCGGCGCTGCCCGCAGTCGGAGTCTCGTTCGTCTGGTATGCGCTGGGCTTCTACATCATGGTCCTGGCCGCGGGCATCCGCTCGATCCCCGAGGAAGTCAAGGAGGCCGCAGAACTCGATGGCGCGTCAGGGCTGTTCCGGTTCTGGAAGGTGACGTGGCCGCTGATCTGGTCGGTGCGGCGGATCGTCGTGATCCACATCGTCATCGCTGTCATGAACACGTTCGCGCTCGTCCGGCTCATGACCAACGGCGGGCCCGACGGCGCGACCGAGGTCACGCTCACCTACCTGTATAAGCGAGGCTTCTCGCCAGACTCGTTCTACGGCGAGGCCACCGCGATCGGCGTCGTCAACTTCGTGGTGGCGATGGCCCTTGCGGGGCTGGTGATCCTTCTGTTCCGCCGCGACCCGACGGAGGCGAGGCGGTGA
- a CDS encoding S9 family peptidase, with amino-acid sequence MRPTPFKQLFLVLALCAVAIAAAQKKPLTHDVYDGWQSVAGTRLSNDGEWILFGVAPQQGNNVYHVKSVSGSTEYTFDRGSNVRFSEDSKFVIATIVPDFDEAREATRKKVKAVDRPKNGLLILDLATGEKTELERITSYSIASEDSGWFVYRPEKPKPEPKKEERKDPALDQEKQEQEEEQEEEEEEKKKKGHGDGYKIIARNLATGEEIVFLNVSSYTFNKDGSRLYFAFSPKEIVGHGVYAHEFDDESETNITIIEGLGKYSRIRLDEEGKNIAILTDKDDYRAEKPSHSIYVHNVAGGTTKKVAQAGMDGIADGWWVPSGASMRWSKDSQRLFIGLQKRPEEEEEEEDETPDDEKVSLDVWSWTDLILQPQQLLRANSTRNRQYEAIVDMGDGSISQYESEEHFSVSLPPDGDGDYGISIKPITSGAGLTPDNVYLVDLSTGEAHLLFEEYWGSLGWSPTGRWLFGFDTKVKRAFVMDPRTKRKIDITSRVPEPIYNTEDDRPSGGNLYGVAGWNEDDSVAYVYDRYDLWEVPIFHGEARNITAGWGRAANIRLRYRNLDPDAEFLDTSQPALLTAFDNKYKDAGFYKANFSTGRRPQELTMDAAYYGFVVKARDADVVHFTRETFRDPRDVYVSKLDFENPKKMSGINPQQGEYRWGTTELVEWVSLDGDHLQGILHVPDDIDYSQKYPMITYFYEKSSQNLNRYRTPAPSASTINISYFVSNGYVVFMPDIPYKIGYPGESAVSAVVTGVSRVLAEHRYVDPDKLGIQGQSWGGYQVAYLVTETDMFAAAGAGAQVSNMFSAYGGIRWGSGLVRQLQYESGQSRIGGTMWEYPLRYLENSPIFFADKIKTPLLMMHNDKDGAVPWWQSIEMFTALHRMQKPAWLLVYNGEGHNLRQRKNRKDLSVRLSQFFDHYLKDAPMPVWMAEGVPATEKGKTYGFELTDGGG; translated from the coding sequence ATGCGACCAACCCCGTTCAAACAGCTTTTCTTGGTTTTAGCCCTCTGCGCAGTCGCCATTGCTGCTGCTCAGAAGAAACCACTCACCCACGACGTATATGACGGTTGGCAGTCCGTAGCCGGTACGCGACTTTCCAACGATGGCGAGTGGATACTGTTCGGCGTCGCACCTCAGCAGGGCAACAACGTCTACCACGTCAAGAGCGTCAGCGGCTCGACCGAGTACACGTTCGACCGTGGCAGCAACGTCCGGTTCAGCGAAGACTCCAAGTTCGTGATCGCGACGATCGTGCCGGACTTCGACGAGGCCCGCGAGGCCACGCGCAAGAAAGTCAAGGCGGTCGATCGGCCGAAGAACGGCCTGCTGATCCTCGACCTAGCCACGGGCGAGAAGACCGAGTTGGAGAGGATCACCTCCTACTCCATCGCAAGCGAGGACTCCGGCTGGTTCGTGTACCGGCCCGAAAAGCCAAAGCCCGAGCCGAAGAAGGAGGAAAGGAAAGACCCCGCGCTTGACCAGGAAAAGCAAGAGCAGGAAGAGGAGCAGGAGGAGGAAGAGGAGGAAAAGAAGAAGAAGGGCCACGGTGACGGGTACAAGATCATCGCCCGCAACCTCGCTACCGGTGAGGAGATCGTGTTCCTCAACGTCTCGAGCTACACGTTCAACAAGGACGGCTCGCGGCTGTACTTCGCCTTCTCGCCGAAGGAGATCGTTGGGCACGGCGTATACGCGCACGAGTTCGACGATGAGAGCGAGACGAACATCACGATCATCGAAGGGCTCGGAAAATACAGCCGCATCAGGCTCGACGAAGAAGGAAAGAACATCGCGATCCTGACCGACAAGGACGACTACCGCGCCGAAAAACCGTCGCACTCGATCTACGTCCACAACGTCGCGGGAGGCACGACCAAGAAGGTCGCGCAGGCCGGAATGGACGGCATCGCCGACGGCTGGTGGGTTCCGTCCGGGGCCAGCATGCGTTGGAGCAAGGACTCCCAGCGGCTGTTCATCGGCTTGCAGAAACGACCCGAAGAGGAGGAAGAGGAGGAGGACGAGACGCCCGACGACGAGAAGGTCAGCCTCGACGTTTGGTCGTGGACCGACCTGATTCTCCAGCCTCAGCAACTGCTGAGGGCCAACTCAACCCGCAACCGCCAGTACGAGGCGATCGTCGATATGGGCGACGGCTCGATCTCGCAGTACGAGAGCGAAGAGCACTTCTCCGTCTCACTTCCGCCAGACGGCGACGGAGACTACGGGATTTCGATCAAGCCGATCACAAGCGGCGCGGGCCTGACCCCCGACAACGTCTACCTCGTTGACCTGAGCACCGGCGAAGCGCACTTGCTGTTCGAAGAGTACTGGGGCAGCCTCGGCTGGTCGCCGACCGGTCGCTGGCTCTTCGGTTTCGATACGAAGGTCAAGCGCGCGTTCGTCATGGATCCCAGGACGAAGCGCAAGATCGACATAACCTCGCGCGTGCCAGAACCGATCTACAACACCGAGGACGACCGCCCGAGCGGCGGCAACCTCTACGGCGTAGCGGGTTGGAACGAGGACGACTCCGTCGCCTACGTCTACGACAGGTACGACCTTTGGGAAGTGCCGATCTTCCACGGCGAGGCGCGAAACATCACCGCCGGTTGGGGCCGCGCGGCCAACATCAGGCTCCGGTACCGAAACCTCGACCCCGATGCCGAGTTTCTCGATACGAGCCAGCCCGCGCTGCTGACGGCGTTCGACAACAAGTACAAGGACGCCGGGTTCTACAAGGCGAACTTTTCCACCGGCCGCAGGCCGCAAGAGCTGACGATGGACGCCGCCTACTACGGCTTTGTGGTCAAGGCGCGCGACGCGGACGTGGTGCACTTCACTCGCGAGACGTTCCGCGATCCGCGAGATGTCTACGTCAGCAAACTCGACTTCGAAAACCCCAAGAAGATGAGCGGCATCAACCCTCAGCAAGGCGAGTACCGCTGGGGCACGACAGAACTCGTCGAATGGGTCTCGCTCGACGGCGATCACCTTCAGGGCATCTTGCACGTCCCCGACGACATCGACTACTCGCAGAAGTACCCGATGATCACCTACTTCTACGAGAAGAGCTCCCAGAACTTGAACCGGTATCGCACTCCCGCGCCCAGCGCGAGCACGATCAACATCAGCTACTTCGTCAGCAACGGATACGTCGTGTTCATGCCGGACATTCCGTACAAGATCGGCTACCCCGGAGAGAGTGCGGTCTCGGCGGTCGTCACCGGAGTCAGCCGCGTACTGGCCGAACACCGTTACGTCGATCCCGACAAACTCGGCATCCAGGGCCAGTCGTGGGGCGGCTACCAGGTCGCGTACCTCGTGACCGAGACCGATATGTTCGCGGCGGCGGGCGCGGGTGCGCAGGTCAGCAACATGTTCAGCGCGTATGGCGGCATCCGCTGGGGCTCGGGGCTCGTGCGCCAGCTACAGTACGAGAGCGGCCAGAGCCGCATCGGCGGAACGATGTGGGAGTACCCGCTGCGGTACCTCGAGAACTCGCCGATCTTCTTCGCCGACAAGATCAAGACCCCGCTGCTCATGATGCACAACGACAAGGACGGCGCGGTCCCGTGGTGGCAGAGCATCGAAATGTTCACGGCGCTCCACCGAATGCAGAAGCCAGCCTGGCTGCTTGTCTACAACGGCGAAGGCCACAACCTGCGCCAGCGGAAAAACCGCAAAGACCTGTCCGTGCGCCTCTCGCAGTTCTTCGACCACTACCTGAAGGATGCGCCGATGCCGGTGTGGATGGCCGAGGGCGTCCCGGCGACGGAGAAAGGCAAGACGTACGGCTTCGAGCTGACGGACGGAGGGGGATAG
- a CDS encoding carbohydrate ABC transporter permease, translating to MKLLFVKVVFGWMFKYTRVLLLGVFILIVVFPIAWMAVSSFKTTREIYQSPWSMPKEFADRKEQLSLAAKELRADVDALPQEFPTSASRVRDLSKAFTAMSSDPVVEQGENGETILIEPGGAINRIRLFAPEYRDAGKFVSRSQRLARNLDAYASDLVDGSPRAASLEERLSKDYDKIRADLREVADQAQAKVRQGAFGNYVEAWTTTGIGSAFLNSLMVTAATMIVLIPIAAMAAYVLAKYKFRGSNALFMLFLGGMMFPQFLVIVPLFLQMSSMGLDDNLFGLTLVYIAFSLPFTVFVLTGFFHQLPDELAEAAMLDGCSHQATFWKIMMPLAKPGLVVVIIFNVIGLWNEYNLALVLMRSREGFTLPRALDSLQMTAQYLGDTGALMAAMVIVVLPVLIVYWLLKEKIHEAMLAGAIKG from the coding sequence GTGAAGCTCCTATTCGTGAAGGTCGTCTTCGGGTGGATGTTTAAGTACACGCGAGTCCTGCTACTCGGTGTTTTCATCCTGATCGTCGTTTTCCCGATCGCCTGGATGGCGGTCAGCTCGTTCAAGACGACGCGAGAGATATACCAAAGCCCGTGGTCGATGCCGAAGGAGTTTGCCGACCGGAAGGAGCAGTTGAGTCTGGCCGCCAAGGAGCTCCGTGCCGACGTCGATGCCTTGCCGCAAGAGTTCCCGACTAGCGCGAGTCGGGTGCGCGATTTGTCCAAGGCGTTCACTGCGATGTCCAGCGACCCTGTTGTTGAGCAGGGCGAGAACGGCGAGACCATCCTCATCGAGCCGGGAGGCGCGATCAACCGCATCCGGCTCTTCGCACCGGAGTACAGAGACGCTGGCAAGTTCGTCAGCCGCTCACAGCGCTTGGCGAGAAACCTCGACGCCTATGCGAGCGATCTCGTTGACGGCTCGCCCCGCGCGGCATCGCTGGAGGAGCGCCTCAGCAAGGATTACGACAAGATACGAGCCGATCTTCGCGAGGTCGCCGATCAGGCGCAAGCAAAAGTCAGACAGGGCGCGTTCGGCAACTACGTCGAGGCGTGGACGACGACGGGCATCGGCTCGGCGTTCCTGAACAGCCTGATGGTCACCGCCGCCACGATGATCGTGCTGATCCCGATAGCGGCGATGGCGGCATACGTGCTGGCGAAGTACAAGTTCCGAGGCTCGAACGCACTGTTCATGCTGTTCCTCGGCGGGATGATGTTTCCGCAGTTCCTCGTGATCGTGCCGCTGTTCCTCCAGATGTCGAGCATGGGGCTGGACGACAACCTGTTCGGCCTCACCCTTGTTTACATCGCGTTCTCACTGCCGTTCACAGTTTTTGTTTTGACCGGTTTTTTCCACCAGCTGCCGGACGAGTTGGCGGAGGCGGCGATGCTGGACGGCTGCAGCCACCAGGCGACCTTCTGGAAGATCATGATGCCTCTCGCGAAGCCAGGGCTGGTCGTGGTGATCATTTTCAACGTGATCGGACTTTGGAACGAGTACAACCTTGCGCTCGTCCTGATGCGGAGCCGGGAAGGGTTCACCCTGCCGCGAGCCCTCGACAGCCTCCAGATGACGGCGCAGTACCTCGGCGACACGGGCGCGCTGATGGCGGCGATGGTGATCGTGGTCCTGCCGGTGCTGATCGTCTACTGGCTGCTGAAGGAGAAGATCCACGAGGCGATGCTCGCGGGGGCGATCAAGGGCTAG